A window from Chaetodon trifascialis isolate fChaTrf1 chromosome 5, fChaTrf1.hap1, whole genome shotgun sequence encodes these proteins:
- the arap3 gene encoding arf-GAP with Rho-GAP domain, ANK repeat and PH domain-containing protein 3, with amino-acid sequence MLVIMASLDGSTPVETLLVAIHLERYLDTFRRGGLLLARDFTHLDHDALVSLGITATGHRKRILRLVSHIQRIEGQRANQKADLPRERCQSVTDISSSKRGRTALLQQLTGPVNFEAFRNSSAPNLAAMLTNSGSSKPVVKPVPKPRTVFNRRRTAPIHFCPTPDPALPPPRRLSQDSICFTVLEGLTSRDTPTLDDSLTSDVNDQSTTPSRRPSQVERKRPSRSLSLSDTRGLLPPVPPRMNRGVPPAMFQGSPPSSSPVQTEDNQTLPVTSCPVSLDSSRLSESSPSGSPRGGGMEMVSNEIYWGTSPCSTAGGRIYCSQESAPPTPPRQNPGRNPERNSGSTLSNNSSGSARASTDDPEEEISPYCETVFQTRRNPLILESERNRLEEREMRRTEEKHAEDHGCQKLSWTKRLSQALHSGDSQGYSTVGEPPPATRCLSLPPHTFPSETEEDLTISPYASYTSLTERAPPIISGWLDKLSPQGNYVFQKRYVKFDGKNLMYFGSEKDVYPKGVIPLAAMQMARPAKDNKFEIVTSQRIFVFRTDNEVLRRRWVGTLQEYVRDQLMFGRRRFGPGSHCQKHGVLELKGTKSKVYAAINTEQIWLYKSEQCFRNGIGITLIEARGATIRDGKHKNFDLITPYKTFSFTAESDRDKRDWMEALQESIAETLSDYEVAEKIWSNRSNRMCADCKALNPDWASINLCVVICKNCAGQHRGLGTMVSKVQSLKLDTSVWSNEIVQLFIMLGNDRANEFWGAGLSPADELDCDASPEQRREFITQKYREGRYRLSHPGFSSQEELLKVLCSAVSEQTLLKTVTHIFSEAESARLANDSQRHHDLLDRCVVSDPSVYDEIMQPVLHSGYLYKSGSVHRGTLSRKTREDFQKFWCSVDQSLLFYESDRSADPCMQISVKDIVCLGVSRPDASNNNGFIDRFRYTFELYLTSEKLYQFGLETADALHSWTRSIGKAATPLSCHCLLTREFERVGLLRYRAMLDPQQWKDAYFVLQKSNLFICPRNDGAAEDIINLNRLQELSITSETEHHEKKDILVLVEKGRTLHLQGVGRTDFSLWYSDIQRAAGGKGNTLKEQQLSRNGIPIIVDSCIAFITQYGLGHEGIYRKNGAKSRIKLLMEEFRKDARNVKLRIGDHFIEDVTDVLKRFFREVDDPIFMADLHPLWQEAAKIPQRSQRLDRYKEIIRSLPRVNRTTLAALISHLYRVQKCADLNQMCTKNLSLLFAPSLFQTDGKGEHEVKIVEDLIDNYLYVFDIDEEHQTQIELEISLITTWKDTQLSQAGDLIIEVYLEMKIPDCCITLKVSPTMCAEELTNQVLFMRNVPAGDKDVWMTFEAIEDGQLERPLHPKEKVLEQALQWCKMADPSSAYLVVKRVPKGEGINILTSYKSEIMKIGLLKCREEPPKLLQGNRFQERTFQIKDHKLLLLKDKKSIRPEKEWSLKSMKIYIGIRRKLKAPTRWGFTVMSDKHQLYLCCSCEAELWDWITSFLKAQNDDPGPPVLRRHSSSDISKQKFGTMPLVPIRGDESNSSMLSANQTLRKLHDRRTLSMYFPMKVQQDSFEERSESPDLPEPLYEEVGDFGLQVLKSLETSFLSSSAAETQEVPDHPPLRLIPVATGHADHMIVPDPVRTGGGSADSLEQSGGSSDGGDGAADCSCPDSSTDQHPPVRRRQQQQGVCTPSQELLLQELSSAFTKKTGEEQEEQEEEEEEEEEEEEEERPYDV; translated from the exons ATGTTGGTCATCATGGCCTCGCTGGATGGAAGCACGCCGGTTGAGACGCTTCTAGTAGCGATCCATCTGGAGAG GTACCTAGACACTTTCCGTCGAGGTGGTCTCCTACTGGCTAGAGACTTCACACACCTGGATCATGATGCCTTGGTCAGCCTGGGTATAACTGCCACAGGACACAGGAAGAGAATCCTACGATTGGTCAGTCACATTCAGAGGATAGAGGGACAAAGAGCCAATCAGAAAGCTGATCTCCCACGTGAACGCTGTCAGTCTGTGACAGACATTTCTTCATCAAAGCGAGGTCGCACTGCATTGCTCCAACAGTTGACAGGACCTGTTAACTTTGAGGCATTCAGGAACAGCTCAGCTCCAAACCTTGCCGCCATGCTGACCAACTCTGGCAGCAGCAAACCTGTCGTGAAGCCGGTTCCCAAACCCAGAACTGTCTTCAATCGTCGCAGGACAGCACCCATCCACTTCTGTCCAACACCAGACCCTGCACTGCCCCCACCCAGGAGGCTTTCCCAGGACTccatttgttttactgtgttagAGGGTTTGACCTCAAGGGACACACCCACACTTGATGACAGTTTGACCTCTGACGTCAATGACCAGTCGACCACGCCCAGCCGAAGACCAAGccaggtggagaggaagaggccaAGTCGTAGCTTGTCTCTGTCAGATACTAGAGGGCTGTTACCTCCTGTTCCCCCGAGGATGAACCGTGGGGTCCCTCCTGCTATGTTCCAGGGGTCCCCACCCTCTTCTTCACctgtgcagacagaggacaacCAGACACTTCCAGTGACTTCCTGTCCTGTTAGTCTTGACAGCAGCAGGCTTTCTGAATCCTCACCATCCGGTTCACCCAGAGGTGGTGGGATGGAAATGGTCTCTAATGAGATCTACTGGGGCACTTCACCTTGTTCTACTGCTGGAGGGAGGATATACTGCAGCCAGGAGTCAGCTCCTCCAACCCCACCCAGACAAAACCCTGGCAGGAACCCTGAGAGGAATAG tggcagCACTTTAAGTAACAACTCTTCAGGATCAGCCAGAG CTTCAACAGACGACCCCGAGGAGGAAATCAGCCCGTACTGTGAAACTGTTTTCCAAACCAGAAGAAATCCACTCATCTTGGAG AGTGAAAGAAAcagactggaggagagagaaatgaggaggacagaagagaaaCATGCAGAGGATCATGG GTGTCAGAAGCTCTCCTGGACCAAGCGTTTGTCTCAGGCTCTTCACTCCGGAGACTCTCAGGGTTACAGCACCGTTGGAGAACCTCCACCCGCCACCCGCTGCCTCTCCCTGCCCCCCCACACCTTCCCATCAGAGACTGAGGAGGACCTGACCATCTCTCCCTATGCCAGCTACACCTCCTTGACTGAGAGAGCCCCACCCATCATCAGCGGGTGGCTGGACAAGTTGTCTCCACAGGG gaactATGTCTTCCAGAAGCGCTACGTGAAGTTCGATGGCAAAAACCTGATGTATTTTGGCAGTGAGAAG GATGTCTACCCTAAAGGCGTGATCCCATTGGCTGCCATGCAGATGGCCCGCCCTGCAAAAGACAACAAATTTGAAATTGTGACAAGTCAGAGGATCTTTGTGTTCAGGACTGACAATgaag TGTTGAGGCGGCGGTGGGTCGGCACGCTGCAGGAATAcgtcagagatcagctgatgttcGGTCGGCGGCGTTTCGGTCCCGGATCTCACTGTCAGAAACATGGCGTCCTCGAGCTGAAAGGAACCAAATCTAAAGTGTATGCGGCCATCAACACGGAGCAGATCTGGCTCTACAAGAGTGAACAg TGTTTCAGGAACGGAATCGGCATCACACTGATCGAAGCTCGAGGAGCAACCATCAGAGACGGGAAACACAAGAACTTCGACCTCATCACGCCGTACAAAACCTTCAG cTTCACGGCAGAGTCGGACCGGGACAAACGGGACTGGATGGAGGCGCTGCAGGAGTCCATCGCCGAGACACTGTCGGATTATGAGGTAGCCGAGAAGATCTGGTCCAACCGATCCAACAGGATGTGTGCAGACTGCAAGGCCCTGAACCCCGACTGGGCCTCCATCAACCTGTGTGTGGTCATCTGCAAGAACTGTGCAG ggcaGCACAGGGGACTGGGGACGATGGTCTCTAAGGTTCAGAGTCTGAAACTGGACACCAGCGTGTGGAGCAACGAGATTGTCCAG CTATTCATCATGCTGGGCAACGACCGGGCCAACGAGTTCTGGGGGGCCGGTCTGTCTCCGGCGGACGAGCTGGACTGCGACGCCTCAcctgagcagaggagggagtTCATCACCCAGAAGTACAGAGAGGGCCGCTACCGGCTGAGCCACCCCGGGTTCAGCAgccaggaggagctgctgaag GTCTTGTGCTCAGCGGTCTCTGAACAGACTCTTCTGAAAACTGTCACTCACATTTTCTCGGAGGCGGAGTCAGCTCGCCTGGCCAATGACTCCCAGCGACATCATGACCTGCTGGATCGCTGCGTCGTGTCAG ACCCCAGTGTCTATGATGAGATCATGCAGCCTGTCCTTCACTCCGGTTACCTCTACAAGTCTGGCTCCGTCCACAGGGGGACGCTGTCCAGGAAAACTCGAGAAG ACTTCCAGAAGTTCTGGTGTTCGGTGGATCAGTCTCTGCTCTTCTATGAGTCGGATCGATCGGCTGATCCCTGCATGCAGATCAGTGTTAAAGACATCGTGTGTTTGGGCGTCAGTCGACCCGACGCCTCCAACAACAACGGCTTCATAGATAG GTTCCGTTACACCTTCGAGTTGTATTTGACTTCAGAGAAACTTTATCAGTTCGGCTTGGAGACGGCCGACGCTCTGCACAGCTGGACCAGATCCATCGGGAAG GCCGCGACCCCCCTCAGCTGTCACTGCCTGCTGACTCGGGAGTTTGAGCGGGTCGGCCTGCTGCGGTACAGAGCCATGCTGGACCCTCAGCAGTGGAAGGACGCCTACTTCGTCCTGCAGAAGTCCAACCTCTTCATCTGTCCCCGGAACGACGGAGCCGCGGAGGACATCATCAACCTGAACCGTCTGCAGGAGCTCA GTATCACCTCCGAGACCGAACACCACGAGAAGAAAGACATCCTGGTTTTGGTGGAAAAAGGAAG GACTCTCCACCTGCAGGGCGTCGGCCGGACAGATTTCTCTCTGTGGTACTCGGACATCCAGCGAGCAGCCGGCGGCAAAGGAAACACgctgaaggagcagcagctgagcagaaacGGCATCCCCATCATCGTGGACAGCTGCATCGCCTTCATCACTCAGTAcg GTCTGGGCCACGAGGGGATCTACAGGAAGAACGGGGCCAAATCCAGGATCAAACTCCTGATGGAAGAGTTTCGCAAAGACGCTCGAAACGTCAAACTGAGGATTGGAGACCACTTCATCGAGGACGTGACGGACGTCCTGAAGAGGTTCTTCAGAGAGGTGGACGACCCCATCTTCATGGCCGACCTCCACCCGCTGTGGCAGGAGGCTGCCA AAATCCCTCAGAGGAGTCAGAGGTTGGACCGCTACAAAGAGATTATCCGGAGTCTTCCTCGAGTCAACAGGACCACTCTGGCTGCTCTCATCAGTCACCTGTACAG GGTCCAGAAGTGTGCCGATCTGAACCAGATGTGCACTAAGAACCTGTCGCTGCTCTTCGCTCCCAGTCTGTTCCAGACTGACGGGAAAGGAGAGCATGAGGTGAAGATCGTAGAGGACCTGATAGACAACTACCTCTACGTCTTTGAT ATCGATGAGGAGCATCAGACTCAGATCGAGCTGGAAATCAGCCTCATCACCACCTGGAAGGACACTCAG CTGTCTCAGGCCGGTGATCTGATCATTGAAGTTTACCTGGAGATGAAGATTCCAGACTGCTGCATCACTCTCAAG GTGTCTCCCACCATGTGTGCTGAGGAGCTGACCAATCAGGTCCTGTTCATGAGGAACGTCCCGGCTGGAGACAAAGATGTGTGGATGACGTTTGAGGCCATTGAGGATGGACAGCTGG agcGTCCGTTGCACCCCAAAGAGAAAGTCCTGGAGCAGGCTCTGCAGTGGTGCAAGATGGCCGACCCGAGCTCGGCCTACCTGGTGGTGAAGAGAGTTCCTAAAGGAGAAGGCATCAACATCCTCACCT ccTATAAGAGTGAGATCATGAAGATCGGTCTCTTGAAGTGTCGTGAAGAACCTCCGAAGCTCCTTCAGGGAAACCGCTTCCAGGAGAGAACGTTCCAGATCAAAgaccacaaactgctgctgctcaaagaCAAGAAG AGCATCAGGCCGGAGAAGGAGTGGTCCCTGAAGTCCATGAAGATCTACATCGGGATCCGCAGGAAACTGAAAGCTCCAACCAG GTGGGGATTCACGGTGATGTCAGACAAACACCAGCT ctatctgtgctgcagctgtgaggCTGAACTGTGGGACTGGATCACCAGCTTCCTCAAAGCTCAG AACGATGACCCGGGTCCTCCGGTGCTGAGGCGTCACTCCTCCTCAGACATCTCCAAGCAGAAGTTTGGCACGATGCCGCTCGTCCCCATCAGAGGAGACgagagcaacagcagcatgctgTCGGCCAATCAGACGCTG aggaagTTACACGACAGAAGGACTCTCTCCATGTACTTT CCCATGAAGGTGCAGCAGGACTCGTTCGAGGAGCGTTCAGAGTCTCCGGACCTCCCTGAGCCGCTCTACGAGGAAGTCGGGGACTTTGGCCTGCAGGTCCTAAAATCTCTAGAGACCAGCTTCCTGTCCAGCAGCGCTGCAGAGACCCAGGAAGTCCCGGACCACCCACCGCTCAGACTGATTCCCGTGGCGACCGGACACGCAGACCACATGATTGTCCCTGACCCGGTCCGGACGGGCGGCGGCTCTGCGGACTCTCTGGAGCAGAGCGGAGGCAGCAGCGACGGAGGCGACGGAGCAGCGGACTGCAGCTGCCCGGACTCAAGCACCGACCAGCATCCTCCAGTtaggaggaggcagcagcagcagggagtcTGCACGCCATCACAggaactgctgctgcaggagctgtcGTCCGCCTTCACCAAGAAGAccggagaggagcaggaggaacaggaggaagaggaggaggaggaggaggaggaggaggaggaggagaggcccTATGATGTCTGA